One genomic window of Falco peregrinus isolate bFalPer1 chromosome 18, bFalPer1.pri, whole genome shotgun sequence includes the following:
- the PSMC5 gene encoding 26S proteasome regulatory subunit 8 isoform X1 produces MPAEKMAVDGPEQMEMDDGKGGTGLRQYYLSKIEELQLIVNEKSQNLRRLQAQRNELNAKVRLLREELQLLQEQGSYVGEVVRAMDKKKVLVKVHPEGKFVVDVDKNIDINDVTPNCRVALRNDSYTLHKILPNKVDPLVSLMMVEKVPDSTYEMIGGLDKQIKEIKEVIELPVKHPELFEALGIAQPKGVLLYGPPGTGKTLLARAVAHHTDCTFIRVSGSELVQKFIGEGARMVRELFVMAREHAPSIIFMDEIDSIGSSRLEGGSGGDSEVQRTMLELLNQLDGFEATKNIKVIMATNRIDILDSALLRPGRIDRKIEFPPPNEEARLDILKIHSRKMNLTRGINLRKIAELMPGASGAEVKGVCTEAGMYALRERRVHVTQEDFEMAVAKVMQKDSEKNMSIKKLWK; encoded by the exons ATGCCGGCGGAGAAGATGGCGGTGGACGGGCCCGAGCAG ATGGAGATGGATGATGGGAAGGGTGGCACAGGGCTCCGGCAGTACTACCTGTCCAAGATTGAAGAGCTGCAG CTCATCGTGAACGAGAAGAGCCAGAATCTGCGGCGCCTacaagcacagagaaatgagTTGAATGCTAAGG TGCGCCTGCTGCgggaggagctgcagctgctgcaggagcagggctccTACGTGGGAGAAGTGGTGAGAGCCATGGACAAGAAGAAAGTCCTTGTCAAG GTGCACCCGGAGGGGAAGTTTGTGGTGGATGTGGACAAGAACATCGACATCAACGAT GTGACCCCAAACTGCCGTGTGGCCCTGCGCAATGACAGCTACACGCTGCACAAGATCCTGCCCAACAAAGTGGACCCTCTTGTGTCCCTCATGATGGTGGAGAAGGTTCCAGATTCCACTTATGAGATGATTGGGGGTTTGGACAAGCAGATAAAGGAGATCAAGGAAGTGATCGAGCTGCCAGTCAAGCACCCTGAGCTCTTCGAGGCGCTGGGGATCGCCCAGCCAAAg GGCGTGCTGCTCTACGGACCCCCTGGCACAGGCAAGACCTTGCTGGCCAGGGCTGTGGCCCACCACACGGACTGCACATTCATCCGCGTCTCGGGCTCCGAGCTGGTGCAGAAGTTCATTGGTGAAG GTGCCCGCATGGTGCGGGAGCTGTTTGTGATGGCCCGGGAACATGCGCCCTCCATCATCTTCATGGACGAGATCGACTCTATCGGCTCCTCCCGCCTGGAGGGGGGCTCTGGCGGGGACAGCGAGGTGCAGCGCACAATGCTGGAGCTCCTCAACCAGCTTGATGGCTTTGAGGCCACCAAGAATATCAAG GTGATCATGGCCACAAACCGCATCGACATCCTGGACTCGGCTCTGCTGCGCCCTGGCCGCATTGACAGGAAGATCGAGTTCCCCCCTCCCAATGAGGAG GCCCGCCTGGACATCCTCAAGATCCACTCCCGGAAAATGAACCTGACGCGAGGCATCAATCTACGGAAAATTGCAGAGCTGATGCCAGGGGCGTCGGGCGCAGAAGTAAAG GGGGTGTGCACAGAAGCTGGCATGTACGCGCTGAGGGAGAGGCGGGTGCACGTCACACAAGAAGACTTTGAAATGGCTGTTGCGAAG GTGATGCAGAAGGACAGCGAGAAGAACATGTCTATCAAGAAGCTGTGGAAGTAA
- the PSMC5 gene encoding 26S proteasome regulatory subunit 8 → MEMDDGKGGTGLRQYYLSKIEELQLIVNEKSQNLRRLQAQRNELNAKVRLLREELQLLQEQGSYVGEVVRAMDKKKVLVKVHPEGKFVVDVDKNIDINDVTPNCRVALRNDSYTLHKILPNKVDPLVSLMMVEKVPDSTYEMIGGLDKQIKEIKEVIELPVKHPELFEALGIAQPKGVLLYGPPGTGKTLLARAVAHHTDCTFIRVSGSELVQKFIGEGARMVRELFVMAREHAPSIIFMDEIDSIGSSRLEGGSGGDSEVQRTMLELLNQLDGFEATKNIKVIMATNRIDILDSALLRPGRIDRKIEFPPPNEEARLDILKIHSRKMNLTRGINLRKIAELMPGASGAEVKGVCTEAGMYALRERRVHVTQEDFEMAVAKVMQKDSEKNMSIKKLWK, encoded by the exons ATGGAGATGGATGATGGGAAGGGTGGCACAGGGCTCCGGCAGTACTACCTGTCCAAGATTGAAGAGCTGCAG CTCATCGTGAACGAGAAGAGCCAGAATCTGCGGCGCCTacaagcacagagaaatgagTTGAATGCTAAGG TGCGCCTGCTGCgggaggagctgcagctgctgcaggagcagggctccTACGTGGGAGAAGTGGTGAGAGCCATGGACAAGAAGAAAGTCCTTGTCAAG GTGCACCCGGAGGGGAAGTTTGTGGTGGATGTGGACAAGAACATCGACATCAACGAT GTGACCCCAAACTGCCGTGTGGCCCTGCGCAATGACAGCTACACGCTGCACAAGATCCTGCCCAACAAAGTGGACCCTCTTGTGTCCCTCATGATGGTGGAGAAGGTTCCAGATTCCACTTATGAGATGATTGGGGGTTTGGACAAGCAGATAAAGGAGATCAAGGAAGTGATCGAGCTGCCAGTCAAGCACCCTGAGCTCTTCGAGGCGCTGGGGATCGCCCAGCCAAAg GGCGTGCTGCTCTACGGACCCCCTGGCACAGGCAAGACCTTGCTGGCCAGGGCTGTGGCCCACCACACGGACTGCACATTCATCCGCGTCTCGGGCTCCGAGCTGGTGCAGAAGTTCATTGGTGAAG GTGCCCGCATGGTGCGGGAGCTGTTTGTGATGGCCCGGGAACATGCGCCCTCCATCATCTTCATGGACGAGATCGACTCTATCGGCTCCTCCCGCCTGGAGGGGGGCTCTGGCGGGGACAGCGAGGTGCAGCGCACAATGCTGGAGCTCCTCAACCAGCTTGATGGCTTTGAGGCCACCAAGAATATCAAG GTGATCATGGCCACAAACCGCATCGACATCCTGGACTCGGCTCTGCTGCGCCCTGGCCGCATTGACAGGAAGATCGAGTTCCCCCCTCCCAATGAGGAG GCCCGCCTGGACATCCTCAAGATCCACTCCCGGAAAATGAACCTGACGCGAGGCATCAATCTACGGAAAATTGCAGAGCTGATGCCAGGGGCGTCGGGCGCAGAAGTAAAG GGGGTGTGCACAGAAGCTGGCATGTACGCGCTGAGGGAGAGGCGGGTGCACGTCACACAAGAAGACTTTGAAATGGCTGTTGCGAAG GTGATGCAGAAGGACAGCGAGAAGAACATGTCTATCAAGAAGCTGTGGAAGTAA